In Penaeus monodon isolate SGIC_2016 chromosome 43, NSTDA_Pmon_1, whole genome shotgun sequence, one DNA window encodes the following:
- the LOC119568412 gene encoding uncharacterized protein LOC119568412, whose product MSSFTAEVLSFVSNLVKSENMVPKIYVMPNINESCSAVLRNRGNKGEVSLFLIENVEPQPAKKRRTTVDNEQNTIDLRSPGRCEEGSETMMFDEALPKRPAPLYSVLVRQHIGLA is encoded by the exons ATGAGTTCCTTCACCGCTGAGGTTTTGTCCTTTG TTTCCAACCTTG tgAAGTCCGAAAACATGGTtccaaaaatatatgttatgcCAAATATTAACGAATCCTGTTCTGCAGTTCTCAGGA ATCGAGGGAATAAGGGCGAGGTGAGTCTCTTCCTCATTGAGAACGTTGAGCCACAACCTGCTAAGAAAAGAAGGACAACGGTGGACAACGAGCAGAATACAATTGACTTACGCAGTCCAGGTCGTTGCGAGGAAGGATCTGAAACTATGATGTTTGACGAGGCTTTGCCAAAAAGACCAGCTCCATTATACTCAGTCCTCGTTCGCCAGCATATCGGCCTGGCCTAA